DNA sequence from the Microtus ochrogaster isolate Prairie Vole_2 chromosome 2, MicOch1.0, whole genome shotgun sequence genome:
CCAGAGCTCTAGCTGTGGGAACGGGGTGCAGTAGCTACAAAGCGGACCATGCTGGCCCTCTAAACCTGTCCCAGATGCAGTAGGCTGGTGGTTTTTGTCTCccctccaggctggcctcctggaCCCCAGGGCTTTTCTAATCACTGTATTGCCTacatattcaaattaaaaatatatggtggctcaaaatgtccccatgtgtgcacacatgaggtgGGGTCCTTGCCTGTGTCCTGTGCACACagaatatattaacatatatattgCTCAAGTAATATATGCTATTTACAGAATATATCTCTATGAACATAAAACACGTATTTATAGGTGTGTACAATACACAGTTTCATCCTAGCAAGTCTAGGGGCCACACAACTCTGGGGTAGGGGACATGGGGTCAGCACACTTACACAGTGGGAAGGGATACCTGGAAGGTGGGACCAAAGGGATTACAGAGAGGTGCGCCCTGGACAATCAAGGCcttggagggggagagaaggggactCAGGGGCCTCACTATGGCCCTGTCTACTTGGCCATTTCCCTTTTGGGAACAGAAAACAATATAATGAGATTTGGTTGTTTTGTGAAAAAggaatcaaaaaacaaaacaagtcaaacaAACCCCACCAGAGGTAATTTTGATTAGCATGCTGGGTTCTGAGCTTCTACAGGGTTCTAGAGTACATCCTCCGCCTGGGTCTGCTCCTATAGGCCAGAGAAGGGAGGAACGCAGTTCACACCAAGACCTGTGCAGGGGTAAACACACATTCCCTCCTCTGACCTTGTTGGAGACAGCATAACACAGGCCCAAGAAAACACCCCATGATCCTAAGTCTGGTGGACCCCATAGTCCCAGCTTATGGTACCACTCTTGCCCTGCAGAGGATACTATAGGGGTCCTGGTGTCTTATGCCAGAACTCTGCTCCTGATAACTCTCCTCAGAAGACAAGGCCAAGATTCTTAGGATCCATCCTTGCATTTGCTTCTGCCCCGGGAGAAAACAGGGTGCTGCTAGGTGCCGCTGAACGCTGGGCACCCTTGTTAAGACTCAAGCAGGCCCCATGTCCTTCAAACAAAACCACTCCTTCCCCAGCCACCTGTATGCAAACAACTGAATAAAAAACCCCAAGTGTGACTTTTTTCTCTAAATGCGCATGGGAGCTACCTCCCAGCTTTTGCCACAGTCACAGACAGACTGCTGGGTTACTTTGGGCAGGTATGTGCGCTGGGGGCCAAGGCCTCTTTGTCCCCTCCGGGTGGGGTAGAGAGGATGAAGGGGGAAACTCTAGGCTGGTCTAAGTGACAGCTGGGAAGGTGGACATGGCCCAAGGCACTCTAGGCCTGGGCTGATAGGGATGTCCACTGCTGGGAGCGAACAGTCTTTGCTTGCCCAGGTTGGGTCCAGGGAGAGCGAAGAGGGGACAAATAGAAGCTGGTGCTCTAGGCTGGTGGGAAAGGAGGGGTCCTGGGATTCTGTCCTCCTCTAGGGGAGGTCTTGGTTGACCCAGGACCCCTCTTGGCAGTCGTAGTGGGAATCGACACAGGCCCCGTGTGGTCAGCAATTGGGTCTAGGGTCACTGACCATTATGACCTGAGGGTGGCCTGCTGGCCTCCATCCTGAGGGAACCAGCCCCTGAGCCTCTGAGATTAGAGCAGCAACCATACCATTCATCCTGAGGGGTTCCTCACGGGGGTTTCCTCAGCTCTGTACACCCACTCTTGCGGAACCGACTTCTTAAGATGTCCCTTGCTGCATCAGGACCCCAATCCCAACGTCTTGTGGGCGGCGCCAGCTTCCTTTGGTGTTTGCTGGGGGGTGTATGTGAGGCCTTGGGCTCTCTCCAAGGCCCCTGGGCCTCAGAGACCACATTCTGGGGTGGAACTTGGGGCAGGAAGATGGGCACGCCCCCACTGGGGGAAAACCGAGTCATTATTGAAAAAGCTGGGGATTCTGGAAGGCTGGAGGTGGATGTGGGAGTAGCCTTGGTTTGGGTCCAGGCCTGGAGGAGTCAGGAACCGGGGGTGTGTCCCAGACGCCCTTTCCGTAGGGTCCCAGGGCCGATCTTTCAGTCCGTAGGGAAATACTGCAAGAATAACCTTCGTGGGGGGGGAAAGGGCCAAGTGGACTGCAGCGAGGAGGAGCCCAGAGATGAGCCTTTCCTAATGCTTCCCTCCTTGACTGACCTTCAGGGCATGGATAACCCCACTGATATTCTCTTCTGGAACCTAgagggcaggaagcaggaaaaaaaaaaaaaaaagcgcatTAGCCCAGGAACCTGCTCCCTACCTTGTAGTCCCGGCCTGTTCCCAGAGGCTACTCACCAGTGCGTGGTCAAACTTGAAAGTACTGATGTAATATGCCGGGATGTCTGCAGCTGCCAAGGGCTCAGAGATCTGGGCTACAATTCCACACTCGTCTAGGGAAACACAGATGCTTAGAGCCTaagcaggggctctaccactgagccacaccctagcccctcactggggaattgtaggcaaacattctactGCCAAGTCTCACTTCCTGCTTCAGTGCCTTAATTTTTCATCAGGGGGGTGGTGGTATAAGAGCCCCCCTTATTGGTCTCCCGAGGCCTTCATATACTCGTCACACCACAAGCAAGGGATCTGTCAGAACAGGGACTTCAGGCTCTTTAGATCACCACGTAAGTGTGGAGCTATCCAGGTACCCCAGGAATGCCTGCGTGGATCCCTGCCTACAGGTGTCGGACCCCATGGGCTCACCAAATCCAAGGGGCTGTCCTCCTATCCGTACCATCTTCCAGAGCTCTCCAGATGCACTCGTGAATAGCAAATGACTCGGGAacctttaaaggaagaaagaggtcTCTGAGGCTGGTGCTAACCGGTGctcccccagctctggggaaCCTTCTCAGCTTTGGGGGGGCACTGTAGGGCCAGAGTGACAGAGTGGCTGTTCCTTGGGTGGGAAAGAGCAGAGGCTCCAAGGATAGGTCAGTCCCATCAGGGTCGGTGAGGGAAGGCAATGCTGGGGTGGGACTCTGGAGGTAGCTGGGACTGTGGTTCGAATCTTCACTTTGGTACCATCATGCTGTGGACCTTGGCTGACCCCCTGCACCTATAGGGACATCTCCAATGAAGGTAGTAGGGCAGCTGACTAGGAAGAAAGTACATGCTTCCGCCCGGACCCCTTAACATCCACacagggccctgcccacctctgctGGGTTTGTACATCCATCACCAGTGAGATGTAGCCTTcaatgagggagaaggagaagaagcggATGTGGCCACAGTCGTCACTGGCAGCCATGGGGTCCTTCACTCTGGGGATCAAGAGGGAGCTGTGAGGGTGTGGCTTCTGCCACATCCTCCATGCTATCTGTCACCCACCAGTCTGGCAGGAAGGGCTGTGCCGCCTTGTGTCTCATCTTCACCAAAAGTCCATGACTCAGGGAGTCATCGATCCTGAATGTTACATTACTGACCTGCCGGGTTAAGATGTGATCTCTGGTGCCATAGTGGCGTGACAGTTATCAGGACaaccaactgctttctgtttGAATCTAGGACCTGCTTCACATGGGGGAAATTCATGTTTATATGTAAAATCCATGTTTACATGACCATGTTTACATGTACCATAAGCCTGGAAAAGCCTATGGCTTGGGAGGTCACAGGCCCTAGGGAAAAacctgttgtcattttttttgttttttttttttgttttttcgagacagggtttctctgtggctttggagcctgtcctggaactagctctgtagaccaggctggtctcaaactcacagagatccgcctgcctctgcctcccgagtgctgggattaaaggtgtgcgccaccaccgcccggctaacctGTTGTCATTTTGCCTTCTAGATATTTATATTCAGACTGATGGATTAGGGCCGCTCTAACTGCGGCCAGAGAAGCATTCTTTCTCCGTCAGGCGGCGGTTAATGTACAGACTTACCTGGCCAAAGTGCTGGGAGAGACTATGTTCAGCTCTACATGGGACCCTGACCCCACTAGCAAGGCTCAGAATCCATCGTGAGAGAGGGTGGAAAGACCGTAAGAGCTGGATGATAGGCACACGTGTCTTCCCCCTTTAAACCGGGTTCTTGGGTAGAACAGTGCCTCGCTCCTCAGATTGGGCTCTGTACTGGCTAGTttaatgtcagcttgacacaagctagagccatcagagaggaaggagcctcagttgaggaaatgcctccatgagatccagctgcaggcattttctcaattagtgatcaagtggggagggcccagccaaaCCAGCCCTTGGTGGGTGGTATCATCCCTAGACTGtcagtcctgggttctgtaagaaagcaggctgagaaagccaggggaagagagccagaaagcagcaccgctccacggcctctgcaccagctcctgcctccaggctcttgcCCTGCTTGAATTGCTCTCCGAAAggcctttgatgatgaacagcaatatgaaagtataagccagataaaccctttcctctccgaCTTGCTTTTCGATCATGGCGTTTTGGATGCAGCAAGAGAAActctgagggggctggagagatggctcagaggttaagagcattgcctgctcttccaaaggtcctgagttcaattcccagcaaccacatggtggctcacaaccatctgtaaaatgaggtctggtgccctcttctggccttcaggcatacacacagacagaatattgtatacataataaataaataaatatttaaaaaaaaaaagagaaactctgAGTAAGACAGGCTCCTAGGTGGAACCATAGACTTGTTTCTAGGGCAGATCTGTGTCTCCCCTTCAGATTAGGCTCCTGGGCAGAATGTGTCTCCTCCTGCAGACTGGACTTAGGGGTAAAATGAGGTCTTTGCCCTCAGAGCTCCTGGATGGAGTGGTATATCTCCATGTCTACTCCCTACCCCAACACCTACCCATTGGAGTAGAACATCACATCCATGAGAAGCGTGGCGACAGCAGGCAGTGTGTCGGGGTCCAGGCTGGTGACACAGAACCTGTTGCTTGGGCTTGATAACGGGTGGATGACTGGCCTCTTGACTGAAAGAACATAGGATATAAGTATTAAGGCCAGAGTAGCGCTTTTGTGTACAGGAGCTGGACCAAGCCTCAGACTTTATTCACCGCGGCCCATGTGGTTTTCTTTCACCCCCAGCACATACTGCACTGATCTTAAATTTCCCTTCAGGACCCTGGGCTTCTGTGTAACCTGCTCAGCTGTTGAGAAAGTCCTTCCCAACAGCCACCATCTGGCTCAGCTCCCAATGCTTACGCTTCTACTCCATGGTCCCTCCTATAAGGTAGCCACGCTGATACCACGAGCTGGCCTGGGACGTGAGCCATCCTCTGGCCACTGCTAGCCGCCCCACCTGGAATCCGGTGAACATCAGGTGGACTCTGAGAGTCGGGCTTTCTGCTGGGGCCACTCCCCTCTACCCCAACTTACCCATCTTGGGCTTCACAAAGCCATTGGTGATACTGAGATTCTCGGCCGCTACCGTTTCTCCATTGACAACCCGAAGAATGGTGAATTCGGAGGACAAGGTGTGAGTGACGAACGGCAGGTCACGCTCACGCACCTGGGGACGGGAAGCAGAGTCCCTGAGCCCCAACTCATCCCACCTCCTGCCATAGTGCACAAGGCCGAGGCGAGAAGAGCAGCAGACGGGACAGGAGGAGAGTGTGAGaagcagcgtgtgtgtgtgtgttacacggAGGAGGTTAGGAGCGTGCACAGCCAGTCTCTGACTGTATGGGAGCTNNNNNNNNNNNNNNNNNNNNNNNNNNNNNNNNNNNNNNNNNNNNNNNNNNNNNNNNNNNNNNNNNNNNNNNNNNNNNNNNNNNNNNNNNNNNNNNNNNNNCCAGTCTCTGACTGTATGGGAGCTAGAAGTGGCGTgcgtgcctatgtgtgtgtgtgtgtgtgtgttacacggAGGAGGTTAGGAGCGTGCACAGCTAGTCTCTGACTGTATGGGAGCGTGCATGCCATAGCTCTGACTCACCAGGATGAAGTCAGTCTGATAGGTGGACAACATAAACACGGAGATGTTCTGGTCAGCTAGCGGGGCGATGACAGACTTGGCGATCTTTGTCACACCGAtgggctgggagctggagaagcTGCCGCCGCCAGACACTACATTCAGGGCCAGCCAGGTGGCATCAGCCACGCTCAGGTGCTCAGAAGAGGGCAGCTCTGCAGGGAGCAAGGGACACAGATGAGGATGTTGGTCACTGTCTGGAGCCCGGGTGTTGCCAGGCCTGGTTGGAGAGGTAGGCAGATGTGTGTGGATCGGCTGAGGCCCTAGAGACTGTCTTGCCTGtctctaggcctcagtttccgcatttaaacatttttattaatgtatgtgcatgtgtgtgtgtcctgtgtggttctatgcacatgagtgcaattactgaggaggccagaagagggcgctggatgccctggagctggagttacaggcgtttggtgctgggaagcaaacagaAGTCCTCTGCAATCAAGTGcctttaactactgagtcatatCTGCAGCCCCCAGTGTCCTCAAACAGGAGGGCTAAAAGGTCCCTTCTAGGGAAGGCTAAGCAGGTGATATTCTGGATGGCTTATGATGCCGGGTAACTCAACAGGACCTGAAGCATGTGCCAAGTTGTTTTATCTGTCTCTAGCTTTAGTGTTCTCCATTGTAAAGGAGAGTTGGTAATGCCTTCGTGATTTATTGCTTTATGTGCATGTTGTCCACGTTTGTCTGTGTATCACACGTGTGCccaatgcctgtggaggccagaagagggcgctagattcactggacctggagttagagatgtaaaccaccatgtgggtgcctggaatCAACACCCGGTCCTCTTAATGTCTGAGCCAACTCATCAGCCCTGAACTcctactttttcttcttgttgttattttgaggcaggccttttctgtgtaagagccctggctgtcctggagctagctcttgtagaccaggctagtctcaaactcacagagatccacctatctctgcctcctgagtgctgggattaaaggcatgtgcccaccaccgcccagcctgaatTCCtacttcttaaattaaaaacttaatctgtttttaaagatttatttgtttttataaaataaacctaCTTTTATTTGTAACATATataggtgtttgcctgcatgtatgcttataTACCACATTTGTGCCTGTTGCCTTATGAGGGGAGATCCCCTGAAGGGGGGATTTCATGGGACTGGAGttagttacagatgggtgtgagctgccatatgggtgctgggaatggaacccaggtcctctggaagagcagccagtgagtgctcttaactgccgagccatctctccagccctagagtttatttcattcttaattgtgtgtatgtatgttgtgtgtgcacattatGAGTGCAGTTGCCCTcgaaggcctgaagagggcatctgattcccTGGAAACCAGAACaatggatggttatgagccatgcAATATGGGTACAGGGAACCAAagttgggtcctttgcaagagcagcaagagctcttaactactgagccatcttctaagCCCCTTACTTATGATTACCATGTGTAGCCCTGTGTGGCTATGAGGTATCCGAGTGGCTGTGCACGCCCAGGTGTGTGTGtcgaggtcagaggagaactgtGTGGAATTGGTTTACTTCTTCTATTTTCTCATgactgaattcaggtcaccaggcctgCATAGCAGGCAACCTTACCCACCAAGTCAACTCACCACCCCCACCTTTTCTTTGGGCGGGGGAcaagactggccttaaactagcTACGTAGTTAAGGATCCCtgtgcctcctctgcctcttgataGTTGGGATGACAGGCATTATGCCTTCACTcaggtttatgcagtgctgggcatggaacccGGGGCTTTGTGCACGCCAGGCAAGCGAGCTCCAGCCCAGGAATCCCTACTTCTCTCAACCTTTCTGTGTGTCGTATGCTGTTAGCATGTTAGTCACACCTGCATACTTGACTTAATCTGGAAAAAGATGGCACAGTTCTGGGTCCCATCCAGCAGGGTCTGGCTCCAAGGAGTCCTCCTTGGAGATAAGACAGGCCATGAGTTACAGACATCCAAATGCTATGGagctgtattttttattatatatatgtttattatatgtgtgtgcgcgcgcacacacacacacacacacacacacacacactctatgtgtatgtacacctttaagccagaagagggcatcagatcccactatagatgactgtgagtcaccatgtggttgctgggaattgaactcaggacctctgaaagagcagccagtgctcttaactactgagccatctctccagtgtagctatatttttaaacagaaacattCCCTTCTGGTGGAAGGCTCTGGAAAAATATAGGAAGTCAACAACAAAATGAGGATCTGGGCATGGTGTCAtcgacctttaatcctagcatttgggaggcagaggcaggtagatctttgtgaattcaaggccagcctggtgggctacagagtaagttccagaaagCCCGGACTACATTGTGAGACCATGTCTtgttaaaacaaaaccaataaaaactaCCCAAAACCCCACATCTCATAGTGCTCAGGAAACTTCCAAGACTCAGAAAGCCCCTGAAACAGCTGCTGGGCAAAGGAGACTCTCTGGAGGAGCTGCCCTCGGGTTGTGCGGGGAGCTCCAGGACGTTCCAGGACTGCAGCTTTCAGGGGTCATCGCCCAGGTGAGGGCTGCCTTTAACTCATCTGTGTTCCTGAACATAACCCCAATAGATTACTGTTCAATAAGCCAGCCTTGGGTGGAATCATTTCTTGGGCCTGCCGTGGGTGGCCTATCTGGGTGAAGAGATGTTTGTTCATATCTCCCCAGAAGACACCATACAACACCATGTACACATTTCTCCATGGATATGAGCCCAGAGACTCAACTACAGGATTCTTCATAAAACCCCAGGCTCCTGCTAAGACTTCCCCCCCTCCTGCTATCCCATTCCTGCCACATATCAGGATGGAGATACAGCAAGAAGTGGATGTGATGCTTTGCACACCGCAAGGACCCTGTAGAGGAAGCACGCCTGTCCACTCCACACAAGTGCTTAAAAGGGACACGCAATTTGCCTACTATCTCCAGACCAGGAGCAACCAGGCTAAGATCCAAAGATGAGGCCAGGTGGAGTGTGGTGGGAACTgaatacctgtaaccccagcttcttaggaggctgaagcagaagacaCTTACTTGAatgccaggctagcctgggctacaaaatgagctTGAATtccaaaaacaagacaaagcaacaacaaaaaccgaaacagacaaaaatcaaaccaacccaccaaaaagaaaagaaaaggaaaccagggCTGAAGGCTGAAGACACAAGATACAAGAGTGCTTGGCAGGGTGCCTCTCCAGCATCCAGAAAGCCCcaggttccagccccagcactgcacaaaatCAGAAGTGCTGGCGCA
Encoded proteins:
- the Castor2 gene encoding cytosolic arginine sensor for mTORC1 subunit 2, which produces MELHILEHRLQVASVAKESIPLFTYGLIKLAFLSSKTRCKFFSLTETPEDYTIIVDEEGFLELPSSEHLSVADATWLALNVVSGGGSFSSSQPIGVTKIAKSVIAPLADQNISVFMLSTYQTDFILVRERDLPFVTHTLSSEFTILRVVNGETVAAENLSITNGFVKPKMVKRPVIHPLSSPSNRFCVTSLDPDTLPAVATLLMDVMFYSNGVKDPMAASDDCGHIRFFSFSLIEGYISLVMDVQTQQRFPSHLLFTSASGELWKMVRIGGQPLGFDECGIVAQISEPLAAADIPAYYISTFKFDHALVPEENISGVIHALKVSQGGKH